The following coding sequences lie in one Prevotella nigrescens genomic window:
- a CDS encoding PD-(D/E)XK nuclease family protein: MKTFLQEVANDLIAKHGNDLAHTAIVFPNKRAALFLNQELAKRADGPIWSPAYVTISELFRQQSDQTIADPIKSLCVLHRVYVEQTGRNETLDEFYGWGQLLLADFDDIDKNMADAEKVFRNIRDLHELDTIDYLTENQKAELGRFFANFTGDSSILKERFLNLWSKLYNIYSEFKARLRAEHLAYEGMLYRDVVEQKQLPDRYDTYIFVGFNVLQKVEQELFSALKSEGKARFYWDYDHYYMVQTNEAGTYINRCLDKFPNEFSADNPLYTGFETDKEVRYVSAPTENLQARYVSEWLLENQRYKAGKRTAVVMCNEMLLQTVIHCIPPEVDTLNVTTGYPLSQTPITSMVWQLIALQTEGYSAQEGAYRLQQLSHVLRHPYGKYLGIDAGNLLAELQVEKQYYIKVERTRLKHVDKPVDALVEWLSETVRTIAMNGAESHDQLFQESTFRMYTLLNKLLELMKGGELTADFVIFRRLFGQLIASTTIPFHGEPARGVQIMGVLETRNLDFDNVLVLSCNEGNMPKGVNDVSFIPHFVRKAYGLTTIDNKVSVFSYYFHRLLQRARNVTLLYNNSTEGTRAGEMSRFMLQLLVESKLDIRQWALQAGQEPLMLQKTIIRKDETVLQKLNGISYFSPTAINTYQRCPVMFYYKYVAELSESDDNETEDIDGRVFGNIFHCAAQLMYERLLPREVIKGSDIEQLLKTGRSVQSPTSGNANATLDSVVSEAFARELFLQKPGSTRHPKLNGLHIIKKEVIEKFLRHLLQLDLRTSPMRVIRHEFDIYKRFTIDVGGKQKTITVGGRVDRLDEIRLNTPEEQLRVVDYKTGNKVAGQLKDVDAIFDSGKILTDKSDYIFQAVLYSIIEQTNDADNNPNHKPVSPALLFIQHAGSDHYSPIVTLGGEPVTNAVAYEADFENFLKAKLEELFGSETFVPTGNQRICEYCPYNQLCGRG; encoded by the coding sequence ATGAAGACTTTCCTGCAAGAAGTAGCAAACGATTTGATAGCAAAACACGGCAACGACTTAGCCCATACAGCCATTGTCTTTCCCAATAAGCGGGCTGCTCTGTTCCTCAATCAGGAACTGGCAAAGCGTGCTGACGGTCCCATCTGGAGCCCGGCGTACGTTACCATCTCCGAATTATTCCGCCAACAGTCCGACCAGACCATAGCCGATCCGATTAAAAGCCTGTGCGTTCTGCACCGGGTATATGTGGAACAGACAGGCAGAAACGAGACACTCGACGAGTTTTACGGCTGGGGGCAGCTGCTGTTGGCTGACTTCGACGACATCGACAAGAACATGGCAGACGCCGAAAAGGTGTTCCGCAACATACGAGACCTGCACGAATTGGACACGATAGACTATCTTACGGAGAACCAAAAGGCAGAACTCGGCAGGTTTTTTGCCAACTTCACGGGCGATTCGAGCATACTCAAGGAACGCTTCCTGAACCTTTGGAGCAAGCTGTACAATATCTATTCCGAATTCAAGGCACGCCTTCGGGCAGAGCATTTGGCTTACGAGGGTATGCTGTACAGAGACGTCGTGGAACAAAAACAGCTGCCCGACCGCTACGATACCTACATCTTTGTGGGCTTCAACGTGCTGCAGAAGGTGGAACAAGAACTGTTCTCGGCTCTGAAAAGCGAGGGAAAGGCACGCTTTTACTGGGACTACGACCACTACTATATGGTGCAGACCAACGAGGCAGGCACCTATATTAACAGGTGCTTGGACAAGTTTCCAAACGAATTTAGTGCCGACAACCCTCTTTATACAGGCTTTGAAACCGACAAGGAAGTACGCTACGTGTCTGCCCCGACCGAGAACTTGCAAGCCCGCTACGTGTCCGAATGGCTGTTGGAGAACCAGCGCTACAAGGCAGGAAAGCGCACGGCGGTGGTCATGTGCAACGAAATGCTGCTGCAAACCGTTATACATTGCATTCCGCCCGAGGTAGATACGCTCAACGTAACAACGGGTTATCCGCTGTCGCAGACACCCATCACCTCCATGGTCTGGCAGCTCATAGCACTCCAGACCGAGGGCTATTCGGCACAAGAAGGTGCTTACCGTCTGCAACAACTGTCGCACGTGCTGCGCCACCCCTACGGAAAATATCTCGGAATAGATGCCGGCAATCTGCTCGCCGAGCTGCAAGTAGAGAAGCAATACTATATTAAGGTGGAACGCACACGCCTGAAACACGTGGACAAACCGGTAGATGCACTGGTGGAATGGCTGTCGGAGACGGTCAGAACCATCGCAATGAATGGGGCAGAGAGCCACGACCAGCTCTTTCAGGAATCTACTTTCCGCATGTACACGCTGCTTAACAAGTTGTTGGAACTGATGAAAGGGGGCGAACTGACAGCCGATTTCGTCATCTTCCGCCGCCTTTTCGGTCAGCTCATTGCCTCTACCACCATTCCCTTCCACGGCGAACCGGCGCGCGGAGTGCAGATAATGGGTGTGTTGGAAACACGCAATCTCGACTTCGATAACGTGCTGGTGCTCTCCTGCAACGAGGGAAACATGCCCAAAGGAGTAAACGACGTGTCGTTCATTCCCCACTTTGTGCGCAAGGCTTACGGTCTTACCACCATCGACAACAAGGTGTCTGTGTTCAGCTATTACTTCCATCGGCTGCTCCAACGTGCCAGGAACGTAACACTATTGTACAACAATTCCACCGAAGGAACGCGTGCCGGAGAGATGAGCCGCTTCATGTTGCAGCTGTTGGTAGAGAGCAAACTCGACATAAGACAGTGGGCGTTGCAAGCCGGACAGGAACCGTTAATGTTGCAAAAGACAATCATCAGGAAGGACGAAACGGTGCTACAGAAGCTCAACGGCATATCCTACTTCTCGCCAACTGCCATCAACACCTATCAGCGATGCCCCGTAATGTTCTACTACAAGTATGTTGCCGAACTCTCGGAAAGCGACGACAACGAGACGGAAGACATTGACGGACGTGTCTTTGGAAACATTTTCCACTGTGCGGCACAGCTGATGTACGAGCGACTTCTGCCGCGCGAGGTAATTAAAGGCAGCGATATAGAACAGCTTTTAAAGACCGGACGCTCGGTACAGTCGCCCACGTCGGGCAACGCAAACGCCACCTTAGACAGCGTGGTGAGCGAGGCTTTCGCCCGCGAACTGTTCCTGCAGAAGCCCGGAAGCACCCGCCACCCGAAGCTGAACGGTCTGCATATCATCAAGAAAGAGGTCATAGAGAAGTTCCTCCGACACCTTCTCCAGCTCGACTTGCGTACTTCTCCGATGCGCGTAATACGCCACGAGTTCGACATCTACAAGCGTTTTACAATAGATGTCGGGGGAAAGCAGAAGACCATAACGGTGGGCGGACGTGTCGACAGGTTGGACGAAATAAGGCTGAACACGCCCGAAGAGCAGCTCCGTGTGGTCGATTACAAAACCGGAAACAAGGTGGCAGGACAGCTGAAGGACGTAGATGCCATATTCGACTCGGGAAAAATACTGACCGATAAGAGCGACTACATCTTCCAGGCGGTGCTGTACAGCATCATCGAACAGACCAACGATGCCGACAACAATCCCAACCACAAGCCCGTAAGTCCGGCATTGCTCTTCATACAACACGCCGGAAGCGACCACTATTCGCCCATTGTTACATTGGGTGGAGAGCCTGTTACGAATGCCGTAGCCTACGAAGCCGACTTTGAAAACTTCTTGAAGGCAAAGTTGGAAGAACTCTTTGGCAGCGAAACTTTCGTACCCACGGGCAACCAGAGAATATGCGAGTACTGCCCATACAACCAGCTCTGCGGGCGAGGGTAG
- a CDS encoding UvrD-helicase domain-containing protein: MEEHLTVYRASAGSGKTFTLAVEYISLLVKDPENYQHILAVTFTNKATQEMKMRILSQLYGIAHSLQSSEQYFNKVKEKTNMPDAVIRNNARVVLTLLIHRYNNFRILTIDAFFQQVLRNLAHELGQTANLRVDLNNEEITEKAVDQMIESLEKGQPVLQWISSYIDNSIEDDNGWNIIGKIKSFGANIFKDFYKAHEADLKEKLSDADDFRKYETTLRHRRNAIRKTFNDKAKSILKAIREANEDVPGNFRSGLYKYLTESATQPLTYEQPKAGVLKANESPQNWVSSKCAKADKQIIQTLAAEGLSAQLSELIAYNRDNWNEFQSVRLTLSHLSELRLLHAIADAVDSFTKDSNRFMLSNTQALLKELIADSDTPFIFEKIGARLKHIMIDEFQDTSTIQWQNFKVLLANCMAQELSQNLIVGDIKQSVYRWRQGDWGILNSIEDSFAHQRIRLETLDYNYRSEKRIIDFNNAFWKECIANTVKELEQSDADKVPIVQKAYEDVAQKTHKTADNGYVRISLFPGRSIKDAVLEELVETIKTLFANGYGGKNQSKIAILVRSKTNIQDIVDTLLATFGSEMNIVSDEAFRLDASLAVNIIVSAMHLLTHPDDVLTRGKLVKLYNQEVLKKPLTDTDLLVSPTQSGDADGQDLDKKQRRQMAARRQRAKLDSELPKEYVENRELLLGLPIVDLVDKLFMLFGLDRLEGQSSYVCTLYDTLNDFLNDHTADIDDFIAEWENTLSSKTIQSDEIEGIRIMTIHKSKGLEFDNVIIPFCNWDLEKPDTLWCETEGKPEPYNKLPLLPINFRRSEMLGTVFEDDYKEEHFQNIVDNLNLLYVAFTRASKNLFVSGARQGKSALDKIAKGIPPANRSYAIETALKQVSEQLRGSVLDFPDDIGSEIHFRYGAIAPATHEEERTAADNPFLVKPGKHIVSIATYPQAASFKQSNKSMEFVKGEDVDPSDRTRYIKIGNVLHQLFSTIYTTDDIPARLNELEQQGIIYNDEITSAQLRTRIEDAITHPQVQEWFSKRWQLYNECTILEYNKETDEVEEHRPDRVMTDGKEVVVVDFKFGNEREEYKRQVQRYMEILTHMGHKNVSGYLWYVVKNIVTEVEIDPKA; encoded by the coding sequence ATGGAAGAACATCTAACCGTTTACAGGGCTTCGGCAGGGTCTGGAAAGACATTCACCCTTGCCGTGGAATACATATCGCTGCTGGTGAAAGACCCCGAGAACTATCAGCACATACTTGCCGTAACCTTCACGAACAAGGCTACGCAGGAAATGAAGATGCGCATTCTGTCGCAACTCTACGGCATTGCCCATTCGCTGCAGTCGTCGGAGCAGTATTTCAACAAGGTGAAAGAGAAGACGAACATGCCCGATGCCGTGATAAGGAACAATGCACGGGTAGTCCTTACGCTGCTCATTCACCGCTACAACAACTTCAGGATACTCACCATAGACGCCTTCTTCCAACAAGTTCTGCGCAATTTGGCACACGAATTGGGGCAGACTGCCAACCTGAGGGTAGACCTGAACAACGAGGAAATAACCGAAAAGGCAGTGGACCAGATGATAGAAAGCCTGGAAAAGGGGCAGCCGGTGCTGCAATGGATAAGCTCGTACATCGACAACAGCATAGAAGACGACAACGGCTGGAACATCATTGGCAAGATAAAGAGCTTCGGAGCAAACATATTCAAGGACTTCTACAAAGCCCACGAAGCCGATTTGAAAGAGAAATTGAGCGATGCCGACGACTTCAGGAAATACGAAACGACGCTGCGCCACCGCCGGAACGCCATTCGGAAAACGTTCAACGACAAGGCGAAAAGTATTCTGAAGGCTATCCGGGAAGCCAACGAAGACGTGCCGGGCAACTTCCGCAGCGGACTGTATAAGTATCTAACAGAGAGCGCAACCCAGCCCCTTACCTACGAACAGCCCAAGGCAGGCGTGCTGAAAGCCAACGAATCGCCACAGAACTGGGTCAGCTCCAAATGTGCAAAAGCCGACAAGCAGATAATACAGACACTGGCTGCCGAGGGACTTTCTGCCCAGCTCAGCGAACTGATTGCCTACAATCGCGACAACTGGAACGAGTTTCAGTCTGTCCGTCTCACCCTTTCGCACCTCTCCGAGCTGCGGCTTCTGCACGCCATAGCCGATGCCGTAGACAGCTTTACCAAAGATTCGAACCGCTTCATGCTTAGCAACACGCAGGCATTGCTGAAGGAACTGATTGCCGACAGCGACACGCCTTTCATCTTCGAGAAGATTGGTGCACGCCTGAAACACATCATGATAGACGAGTTTCAGGACACCAGCACCATACAATGGCAGAACTTCAAGGTGCTGTTAGCCAACTGCATGGCACAGGAATTGTCGCAAAACCTGATAGTGGGCGACATAAAACAGAGTGTGTACAGATGGCGGCAAGGCGACTGGGGCATACTGAACAGCATAGAAGACAGCTTCGCCCACCAACGGATAAGGCTGGAAACGCTCGACTATAACTATCGGTCGGAAAAGCGGATTATCGACTTCAACAACGCATTCTGGAAAGAATGTATTGCCAACACCGTGAAAGAGCTGGAACAAAGCGATGCAGACAAAGTCCCGATAGTGCAGAAAGCATACGAAGATGTGGCGCAGAAAACACACAAGACAGCCGACAACGGCTATGTAAGAATAAGTCTCTTCCCCGGCAGAAGCATAAAGGACGCCGTGCTGGAAGAACTTGTAGAAACCATAAAGACACTGTTTGCCAACGGCTATGGCGGCAAGAACCAAAGCAAGATTGCCATTCTGGTGCGCTCGAAAACCAACATTCAGGACATTGTGGACACGCTCTTGGCAACCTTCGGAAGCGAAATGAACATCGTTTCCGACGAGGCTTTCCGCTTAGATGCGTCGTTGGCAGTAAACATTATAGTAAGTGCCATGCACCTGCTTACCCACCCCGACGACGTATTGACGAGGGGAAAGTTGGTGAAACTCTACAATCAGGAAGTGCTGAAAAAGCCATTGACCGACACCGACCTGCTGGTTTCGCCCACCCAAAGCGGCGATGCCGATGGGCAAGACTTGGACAAGAAGCAACGCAGACAGATGGCTGCCCGACGGCAAAGGGCAAAGTTGGACAGCGAATTGCCCAAGGAATATGTCGAGAACAGAGAACTTTTGCTGGGTCTGCCCATCGTTGATTTGGTCGATAAACTATTCATGCTGTTCGGCTTAGACCGCTTGGAAGGGCAGAGTTCGTACGTTTGCACACTCTACGACACCCTGAACGACTTTCTGAACGACCACACCGCGGACATCGACGACTTCATTGCCGAGTGGGAAAATACCCTTTCGTCCAAGACCATACAGAGCGACGAGATAGAGGGAATACGCATCATGACCATTCATAAAAGCAAGGGGTTGGAGTTCGACAACGTCATCATACCCTTCTGCAACTGGGATTTGGAGAAGCCCGACACGTTATGGTGCGAAACGGAAGGCAAGCCCGAACCCTACAACAAGCTGCCTTTGCTGCCCATAAACTTTAGGCGGAGCGAAATGCTGGGCACGGTTTTTGAAGACGATTACAAGGAAGAACACTTCCAGAACATCGTAGACAACCTTAACTTGCTGTACGTTGCGTTTACAAGAGCATCGAAAAACCTGTTCGTTTCGGGCGCCCGTCAAGGCAAGTCGGCACTCGACAAGATTGCAAAAGGCATTCCGCCAGCCAATCGTTCGTATGCCATCGAAACGGCATTGAAGCAGGTTAGCGAACAGTTACGGGGCAGCGTGCTCGACTTTCCCGACGACATCGGCAGCGAAATACACTTTCGGTACGGCGCCATCGCCCCCGCAACGCACGAGGAAGAGCGCACCGCGGCAGACAATCCGTTCTTGGTTAAGCCCGGCAAACACATTGTAAGCATAGCCACATATCCCCAGGCGGCAAGCTTTAAGCAGAGCAACAAGAGCATGGAATTTGTGAAGGGAGAAGACGTGGACCCCTCCGACAGAACGCGATACATAAAGATAGGCAACGTGTTGCACCAGCTCTTCTCTACCATTTATACCACCGACGACATTCCGGCAAGGCTGAACGAACTGGAACAACAAGGCATCATATACAACGACGAGATAACTTCGGCACAGCTGCGCACCCGCATTGAAGATGCCATAACCCACCCACAGGTGCAGGAATGGTTCTCCAAAAGGTGGCAGCTGTACAACGAATGCACCATATTAGAGTACAATAAAGAAACCGACGAGGTGGAAGAACATCGCCCGGACAGGGTAATGACCGACGGAAAAGAGGTTGTCGTGGTAGACTTTAAGTTCGGAAACGAACGGGAAGAATACAAAAGGCAAGTGCAAAGATACATGGAAATACTGACCCACATGGGACATAAGAATGTGTCGGGATACCTGTGGTATGTGGTAAAAAACATAGTAACCGAAGTTGAAATCGACCCTAAAGCGTAA
- the proS gene encoding proline--tRNA ligase gives MAKELKHLTKRAENYSQWYNDLVVKADLAEQSPVRGCMVIKPYGYAIWEKMQAQLDKMFKETGAQNAYFPLLIPKSFLSREAEHVEGFAKECAVVTHYRLRANEKEGGVEVDPTARLDEELVIRPTSETIIWNTYRNWIHSYRDLPLMCNQWCNVMRWEMRTRPFLRTSEFLWQEGHTAHATREEAEEEARRMLKVYADFAEQWLAVPVVQGVKSETERFAGALDTYTIEAMMQDGKALQSGTSHFLGQNFAKSFDVTFLNKENKPEYVWATSWGVSTRLIGALIMAHSDDNGLVLPPKIAPIQVVVVPIFKGDEQLAAISAKLQPVIDQLRQLGISVKYDDSDNKRPGFKFADYELKGVPVRLAMGGRDLENNTIEIMRRDTLEKENVSFDGIVERIAKLLDDIQENIYQKALSFRNGHIYECDNYDEFKERIKDGGFFLCHWDGTTETEEKIKEDTQATIRCVPFMFEQTEGVDMVSGRPAKKRVIIARSY, from the coding sequence ATGGCAAAAGAATTGAAACACCTTACCAAACGGGCAGAAAACTATTCACAATGGTACAACGACCTTGTTGTGAAAGCCGATTTGGCAGAGCAGTCTCCCGTCCGCGGCTGTATGGTAATAAAGCCTTACGGATACGCTATATGGGAGAAGATGCAGGCACAGTTGGACAAAATGTTTAAGGAAACGGGCGCACAGAATGCCTATTTCCCCCTTCTTATCCCGAAGAGCTTCCTTTCCCGCGAGGCTGAACACGTGGAAGGGTTTGCCAAGGAATGTGCCGTGGTTACACACTACCGCCTCCGTGCCAACGAGAAAGAGGGCGGAGTGGAAGTAGACCCCACCGCAAGGCTCGACGAAGAGCTCGTTATCCGTCCCACGAGCGAGACCATTATATGGAACACCTACCGCAACTGGATACACTCGTACCGCGACCTGCCGCTCATGTGCAACCAGTGGTGCAACGTCATGCGGTGGGAAATGCGCACCCGCCCCTTCCTCCGCACATCGGAATTCCTGTGGCAAGAGGGGCACACGGCACACGCAACGCGCGAGGAAGCAGAGGAAGAAGCAAGGCGAATGCTGAAAGTTTATGCCGACTTTGCCGAACAATGGCTCGCCGTCCCCGTGGTGCAGGGCGTGAAGAGCGAGACCGAACGCTTTGCAGGAGCACTCGACACCTACACCATCGAAGCCATGATGCAGGACGGAAAGGCACTCCAGAGCGGCACGTCGCACTTCCTCGGGCAGAACTTTGCCAAGTCGTTCGACGTTACTTTCCTCAATAAGGAGAACAAGCCCGAGTATGTCTGGGCTACATCGTGGGGCGTAAGCACCCGTCTCATAGGTGCGCTCATCATGGCACATTCCGACGACAACGGGCTCGTGTTGCCTCCGAAGATAGCTCCGATACAGGTTGTCGTCGTGCCAATCTTCAAGGGCGACGAGCAGTTGGCAGCCATTTCGGCGAAGCTGCAGCCCGTCATCGACCAGCTCCGACAGCTCGGCATCAGCGTGAAGTACGACGACAGCGACAACAAACGCCCCGGTTTCAAGTTTGCCGACTACGAACTCAAGGGCGTGCCCGTGCGTTTGGCAATGGGCGGACGCGACTTGGAGAACAACACCATAGAGATAATGCGCCGCGATACGCTGGAAAAGGAAAACGTTTCGTTCGACGGCATCGTAGAAAGAATTGCGAAACTGCTCGACGACATTCAGGAAAACATCTATCAGAAGGCACTCAGCTTCCGCAACGGACACATCTACGAGTGCGACAACTACGACGAATTTAAGGAACGAATAAAGGACGGCGGCTTCTTCCTCTGCCACTGGGACGGTACAACGGAGACCGAAGAGAAGATTAAGGAGGACACCCAAGCCACCATTCGCTGCGTTCCTTTCATGTTCGAACAGACCGAAGGCGTGGACATGGTAAGCGGCAGACCTGCCAAAAAACGTGTCATCATAGCCCGCTCGTACTGA
- a CDS encoding OmpA family protein, with the protein MKNLKTMAAALCVATLVSGCATNQGTYSAGGAGAGAVLGGIVGNIIGKNTKGTAIGAAIGAAVGAGTGAIIGRHMDKVKEQTQAQVDNAKVETVKDANGLSCVKVTFDSGILFATNSSDLNASAKHDLTKFAGVLRQNSDCDVAIQGYTDASGNDNINIPLSERRAKSVSNYLRGQGVSSAQIRTVEGLGSSNPIENKRVSQANRRVEVYMYASKEMINKANNGNL; encoded by the coding sequence ATGAAGAATTTAAAGACAATGGCAGCTGCACTTTGCGTGGCTACGCTCGTGTCAGGCTGTGCAACAAACCAGGGAACTTACAGTGCAGGAGGTGCCGGGGCAGGTGCCGTGCTCGGCGGAATCGTGGGCAATATCATCGGCAAGAACACCAAGGGAACAGCCATCGGAGCTGCCATCGGAGCTGCCGTGGGTGCCGGAACGGGTGCCATCATCGGCAGACACATGGACAAAGTGAAGGAGCAGACCCAGGCTCAGGTAGACAATGCCAAGGTTGAAACCGTGAAAGATGCCAACGGCTTGAGCTGCGTAAAGGTTACTTTCGACTCTGGAATCTTGTTCGCCACCAACAGTTCGGACCTCAACGCATCGGCTAAACACGACCTGACGAAGTTTGCCGGCGTGCTTAGACAGAACAGCGACTGCGACGTTGCCATTCAGGGATATACCGATGCATCGGGCAACGACAACATAAACATTCCGCTGTCGGAGCGTCGTGCCAAGTCCGTATCAAACTACCTGCGCGGTCAGGGTGTGTCTTCTGCACAAATTCGCACCGTAGAAGGTCTTGGCAGTTCGAACCCAATAGAGAACAAGCGCGTCAGCCAGGCAAACCGAAGAGTAGAAGTTTACATGTACGCTTCGAAGGAAATGATTAACAAAGCCAATAATGGCAATTTGTAA
- a CDS encoding YeiH family protein, whose product MKLTEQRSSMLHGVLLMALFACAAFYIGDMRFAKALSFSPMIVGIILGMLYANSLRNNLPETWTPGIVFCSKRILRFGIILYGFKLTFQDITAVGLPAIIIDAIVVTVTILLGIFIGRLLKMDRSIALLTACGSAICGAAAVMGVDGAIRPKPYKTAVAVATVVIFGTLSMFLYPVLYRSGVFDLPAQQMGIFAGSTIHEVAHVVGAGNAMGSAISDSAIIVKMIRVMMLVPVLLVIAFFVAKDVAKREGAEGKKNKIQVPWFAIMFLLVICFNSLNLLPEEVVKGIVTLDTFLLTMAMTALGAETSIDKFKKAGFKPFLLAAIIYCWLIGGGYCLARFVVPMLM is encoded by the coding sequence ATGAAACTTACAGAACAACGGAGCAGCATGCTCCACGGAGTCCTCCTGATGGCTCTCTTTGCGTGTGCGGCATTCTATATCGGCGACATGCGCTTTGCCAAAGCTTTGTCGTTTTCGCCGATGATAGTCGGCATTATCCTCGGTATGCTCTATGCCAACAGCCTTCGCAACAATTTGCCGGAGACGTGGACGCCCGGCATCGTATTCTGTTCCAAACGCATTCTGCGCTTCGGCATCATTCTCTACGGCTTTAAACTCACTTTCCAGGACATCACTGCCGTAGGGCTTCCTGCCATCATCATCGATGCCATAGTGGTTACGGTAACCATCTTGCTCGGCATCTTTATAGGACGGTTGCTGAAGATGGACCGCAGCATAGCCCTGCTCACGGCTTGCGGAAGTGCCATCTGCGGGGCAGCAGCAGTAATGGGCGTGGACGGCGCAATACGCCCGAAACCCTACAAGACAGCCGTTGCCGTTGCCACGGTGGTCATCTTTGGTACGCTCTCCATGTTCCTTTATCCGGTTCTTTACCGCTCGGGCGTGTTCGATTTGCCTGCACAACAGATGGGCATTTTTGCGGGTTCTACCATTCACGAAGTGGCACATGTGGTGGGAGCAGGCAACGCAATGGGCAGCGCAATAAGCGACAGTGCCATCATCGTGAAGATGATTCGCGTGATGATGCTGGTGCCCGTGCTGCTCGTCATCGCCTTCTTCGTGGCAAAGGACGTTGCGAAGCGTGAGGGCGCAGAGGGAAAGAAGAACAAGATACAGGTGCCTTGGTTTGCCATCATGTTCCTGCTCGTAATCTGTTTCAACAGTCTCAACCTGCTGCCCGAAGAGGTTGTGAAAGGCATTGTAACCCTGGACACCTTCCTTTTAACCATGGCCATGACGGCACTCGGTGCGGAAACGAGCATCGACAAGTTCAAGAAGGCAGGCTTCAAGCCCTTCCTGCTGGCTGCCATCATCTACTGCTGGCTCATCGGCGGCGGCTATTGCTTGGCACGTTTCGTTGTCCCGATGCTGATGTAA